The Kaustia mangrovi genome has a segment encoding these proteins:
- a CDS encoding DUF1285 domain-containing protein — MTVSQSDRTATVPQDEPPQPVRGLDKAGQSLPDPGGARPVDEWNPPFSGDIDMVIARDGSWLYRGTPILRDRLVRLFASILRRDGDGDYYLVTPVEKCRIAVEDAPFVAVAMEAEGTGRGQILRFVTNVGDRVRADGDHPLRFAEAGDGQGPKPYVLVRGRLEALVARAVFYDMVDLAAVEETGEGRRFGLWSAGIFFPMAREEDITP; from the coding sequence ATGACCGTGAGCCAGAGCGACCGGACGGCGACCGTCCCCCAAGATGAGCCCCCGCAACCGGTACGGGGGCTGGACAAGGCCGGCCAGAGCCTGCCCGATCCCGGCGGCGCGCGTCCGGTGGACGAGTGGAACCCGCCATTCAGCGGCGATATCGACATGGTGATCGCCCGCGACGGCTCGTGGCTCTATCGGGGCACGCCGATCCTGCGCGACCGTCTGGTCAGGCTGTTTGCCTCGATCCTGCGCCGCGACGGCGATGGCGACTACTATCTCGTCACGCCCGTGGAAAAATGCCGTATCGCGGTGGAGGATGCGCCATTCGTCGCCGTCGCCATGGAGGCGGAGGGGACCGGGCGCGGCCAGATCCTTCGGTTCGTCACCAATGTGGGCGACCGGGTCCGGGCGGATGGCGATCACCCCTTGCGCTTCGCCGAAGCCGGGGACGGGCAGGGGCCGAAGCCCTATGTGCTGGTGCGCGGGCGGCTGGAGGCGCTGGTCGCGCGCGCCGTGTTCTACGATATGGTGGACCTTGCGGCGGTGGAGGAAACCGGCGAGGGGCGCCGGTTCGGCCTGTGGAGCGCCGGCATCTTCTTCCCCATGGCGCGCGAGGAGGACATCACGCCGTGA
- a CDS encoding CoA pyrophosphatase, with translation MTVKESDRVHRFDAGELRALAARRLLAEPGADAGDPALPVRRGDGELEAGFTGVADGESVPRPAAVLIPLVAGSAELSVLFTTRSDELPSHAGQISLPGGKVDRSDDGPVAAALRETFEETGVAPGFVDVLGLLDTYQTRTGYRIVPVVGLVRPGFTLRPEPGEVADIFDVPLRFLMDKANHQRHERVWKGKARQFYAMPYGERYIWGATAGIIRNLYERLYLPDLDRSREAT, from the coding sequence GTGACAGTCAAGGAGAGCGACCGCGTCCATCGATTCGACGCAGGCGAGTTGCGCGCGCTCGCCGCCCGCCGGCTGCTCGCCGAGCCCGGCGCGGATGCGGGCGATCCGGCCCTTCCAGTCCGCCGCGGCGACGGCGAGCTCGAGGCCGGCTTTACCGGCGTTGCGGACGGCGAGAGCGTGCCGCGGCCGGCGGCGGTGCTCATTCCGCTGGTCGCCGGCAGCGCGGAGTTGTCCGTCCTGTTCACGACGCGCAGCGACGAGTTGCCGAGCCATGCCGGCCAGATCTCGCTGCCCGGCGGCAAGGTCGACCGGAGCGACGACGGCCCGGTGGCCGCGGCGCTGCGCGAAACCTTCGAGGAGACCGGCGTCGCACCCGGCTTCGTCGACGTTCTGGGCCTGCTCGACACCTACCAGACCCGCACGGGCTACCGCATCGTGCCGGTGGTGGGGCTGGTGCGGCCGGGCTTCACGCTGCGGCCGGAACCGGGCGAGGTGGCCGATATCTTCGACGTGCCCCTGCGCTTTCTCATGGACAAGGCCAATCACCAGCGCCATGAGCGCGTCTGGAAGGGCAAGGCGCGCCAGTTCTACGCCATGCCCTATGGCGAGCGCTATATCTGGGGCGCGACCGCCGGCATCATCCGCAACCTCTATGAGCGCCTCTATCTGCCCGATCTCGACCGCAGCCGGGAGGCGACATGA
- a CDS encoding CCA tRNA nucleotidyltransferase yields the protein MTDRPDRGLPSLQAEPWLADPRLQAVFDALTAEGGEARVAGGAVRNALLAMPVSDIDIATTEPPDRVMALAEKAGLTPHPTGLGHGTVTVAAGPEDARLPVEVTTLRVDVKTYGRHAEVAFTADWAEDAARRDFTMNALYCDRAGGVHDPLGGYPDLAARRVRFVGDPVLRIREDYLRILRFFRMHAIYGRDGLDREGLDACAAERAGLDSLSAERVRAEVLRLLAAPGALAVVDATIARGILNHVVPAPHDRETFAALVAIEAAVSDGSDPLRRLFALSPGDRAHVARLGERLRLSNAEAARLARLAAAGPVSPALRESERKSVLYRLGLETYRDAVLLAWARSGAGPGEESWCALHALGERWQPPRFPVSGADILARGVPPGPEVGRLLAALEDWWVATGFPDDKEAVLARLDRFGIRREGGG from the coding sequence ATGACGGACCGGCCCGACCGCGGCCTGCCGTCGCTTCAGGCCGAGCCATGGCTCGCCGATCCGCGGCTCCAGGCGGTGTTCGACGCGCTGACCGCGGAGGGCGGCGAGGCCCGCGTCGCCGGCGGCGCGGTGCGCAACGCCCTGCTCGCCATGCCGGTCAGCGATATCGACATCGCCACGACCGAACCGCCCGACCGCGTCATGGCGCTTGCGGAGAAGGCCGGGCTGACGCCCCATCCGACCGGGCTCGGCCACGGTACGGTCACGGTGGCCGCGGGGCCGGAGGATGCGCGCCTGCCCGTCGAGGTGACGACGCTGCGGGTCGATGTGAAGACCTATGGCCGCCATGCCGAGGTCGCCTTCACCGCCGACTGGGCGGAAGACGCCGCGCGGCGCGACTTCACCATGAACGCCCTTTATTGCGACCGGGCCGGCGGTGTGCACGACCCGCTGGGCGGCTATCCCGATCTCGCCGCGCGCCGCGTGCGGTTCGTCGGCGACCCGGTCTTGAGGATCCGCGAGGACTATCTGCGCATCCTGCGCTTCTTCCGCATGCATGCGATCTATGGCCGCGACGGGCTTGACCGGGAGGGGCTCGACGCCTGCGCCGCGGAACGGGCCGGGCTCGACAGCCTGTCGGCGGAGCGCGTGCGCGCGGAGGTCCTGCGCCTTCTCGCCGCTCCAGGTGCGCTGGCGGTCGTCGATGCCACGATCGCGCGCGGGATCCTGAACCATGTCGTCCCGGCACCCCATGACCGGGAAACCTTCGCCGCGCTCGTCGCCATCGAGGCGGCGGTCTCCGACGGTTCCGATCCGCTGCGCCGCCTCTTCGCGCTCTCGCCCGGCGACCGGGCCCACGTGGCCCGTCTCGGCGAGAGGCTCAGGCTGTCCAATGCCGAAGCTGCCCGGCTTGCCCGCCTTGCCGCGGCCGGCCCGGTCTCTCCCGCATTGCGGGAAAGCGAACGCAAGTCCGTGCTCTATCGTCTGGGACTTGAGACCTATCGCGACGCGGTGCTCCTGGCCTGGGCGCGCAGCGGCGCGGGACCCGGGGAGGAGAGCTGGTGCGCGCTCCATGCGCTCGGCGAGCGCTGGCAACCACCGCGCTTTCCGGTCTCCGGCGCCGACATTCTGGCGCGCGGCGTGCCTCCGGGGCCGGAGGTCGGCCGCCTGCTCGCCGCGCTGGAGGACTGGTGGGTCGCCACCGGTTTTCCCGACGACAAGGAGGCCGTGCTCGCCCGCCTCGACCGCTTCGGCATTCGCCGGGAGGGTGGCGGATGA
- a CDS encoding xanthine dehydrogenase family protein molybdopterin-binding subunit: MRKFAVGQAVRRREDDRFLRGAGSYIDDIVLPGEARGVVVRSPHAHARIVSIDTAQAEGMPGVVKVFTARDVEAAGLGTIPSVTKIDGMDEAGVRLPPRHALTGDVVRYVGDPVAFVVAETREEAQAAAEMVEVDYEALPEVASLAHALDGDAPVIWPQLDAGNLCFHFRKGDAAAVDEAFAKADRISAVDLRNNRLVPNAMEPRGSIGDYDAEAEQYVLRMSGQAVHGQRAQLANAVFKVDPERIRVIAPDVGGGFGAKNFVYPENILVLMAARALARPVKWIAERGENFLAETHGRDHLTRAELALDAEGHFLALRVRTLANMGAYLSSYAAIIPSQASWIPMGGNYAIPAIDMDVRAVFTNTVPVDAYRGAGRPESAYVMERLVDVAAHDTGIDPFELRRRNFISSFPYRTALGAEIDCGDFADMLDRAARAADRDGFAGRRAASRERGRLRGLGISSYLEVTLGGPSDEAELRFDDDGGVTLLVGTQSTGQGHETAYVQLVATELGLPEEKIRYLQADTGQIPTGGGHGGSRSLMIGGSAVFRTAGEVRDKGRRAAAHLLEAGEADLEFADGVYSVVGTDHSIGLLDVEARLREAGSLPEGVPETLTSRMGFTRPAVNYPNGCHICEVEVDPETGVVSLENYTVVDDFGRIVNPLIAEGQVIGGTVQGIGQALLEEAVYDTDSGQLMTGSFMDYCMPRADDFCGISVTFNEDIPSKTNPLGVKGAGEAGATGAPPAVVNAIVDALKDRGVRHLDMPLTPEKVWRAAAGIG; encoded by the coding sequence ATGCGCAAATTCGCTGTTGGACAGGCGGTGCGCCGCCGCGAGGACGACCGATTCCTGAGGGGCGCCGGCTCCTATATCGACGACATCGTGCTGCCCGGAGAGGCGCGCGGCGTGGTGGTGCGCTCGCCGCACGCCCATGCGCGCATCGTCTCCATCGACACGGCGCAGGCCGAAGGCATGCCCGGCGTCGTCAAGGTGTTCACCGCGCGCGATGTCGAGGCGGCGGGCCTTGGCACCATCCCGAGCGTGACGAAGATCGACGGCATGGACGAGGCGGGCGTGCGCCTGCCGCCGCGCCATGCGCTGACCGGCGACGTGGTGCGCTATGTCGGCGATCCGGTGGCCTTCGTCGTGGCGGAGACGCGCGAGGAGGCGCAGGCCGCCGCGGAGATGGTGGAGGTCGATTACGAGGCCCTGCCCGAGGTCGCCTCGCTCGCCCATGCGCTCGACGGGGACGCGCCCGTCATCTGGCCGCAGCTCGATGCCGGCAATCTGTGCTTCCATTTCCGGAAAGGGGATGCGGCCGCCGTCGACGAGGCCTTCGCGAAGGCGGACCGGATCTCCGCCGTCGATCTGCGCAACAACCGGCTCGTGCCCAATGCGATGGAGCCGCGCGGGTCCATCGGCGACTATGACGCGGAGGCGGAGCAGTATGTGCTGCGCATGTCCGGCCAGGCCGTGCACGGCCAGCGCGCGCAGCTCGCCAACGCCGTCTTCAAGGTCGACCCGGAGCGCATCCGCGTCATCGCGCCCGATGTCGGCGGCGGCTTCGGCGCGAAGAACTTCGTCTATCCGGAGAATATCCTGGTGCTGATGGCCGCGCGCGCCCTTGCCCGGCCGGTGAAGTGGATCGCGGAACGCGGGGAGAACTTTCTCGCCGAGACCCACGGGCGCGACCACCTGACCCGCGCCGAGCTCGCGCTCGATGCCGAGGGGCACTTCCTCGCCCTGCGCGTGCGCACGCTGGCCAATATGGGCGCCTATCTGTCGAGCTATGCGGCGATCATTCCCTCGCAAGCGAGCTGGATCCCCATGGGCGGCAACTACGCGATCCCGGCCATCGACATGGATGTGCGGGCGGTCTTCACCAACACTGTGCCGGTCGATGCCTATCGCGGCGCGGGCCGGCCGGAATCCGCCTATGTCATGGAGCGGCTGGTGGATGTCGCCGCGCACGATACCGGCATCGACCCCTTTGAGCTGCGCCGGCGCAACTTCATCTCCTCCTTCCCCTACCGCACGGCGCTCGGCGCGGAGATCGACTGCGGCGACTTCGCCGACATGCTAGACCGCGCCGCGCGTGCTGCCGACCGCGATGGTTTCGCGGGCCGGCGCGCGGCCTCGCGCGAGCGGGGACGGCTGCGCGGGCTCGGCATTTCCAGCTATCTGGAGGTGACGCTCGGCGGCCCGAGCGACGAGGCGGAGCTGCGCTTCGACGACGATGGCGGCGTGACGCTGCTCGTCGGCACCCAGTCGACGGGCCAGGGCCACGAGACGGCCTATGTCCAGCTCGTCGCCACCGAGCTCGGCCTGCCGGAGGAGAAGATCCGCTATCTCCAGGCCGATACCGGCCAGATCCCGACCGGCGGCGGCCATGGCGGCTCGCGCTCGCTGATGATCGGCGGCAGCGCGGTGTTCAGGACTGCCGGCGAGGTGCGCGACAAGGGCCGCAGGGCGGCCGCGCACCTCCTTGAGGCCGGCGAGGCGGATCTGGAATTCGCCGACGGCGTCTATTCCGTTGTCGGCACCGATCACAGTATCGGCCTGCTCGATGTCGAGGCGAGGCTGCGCGAGGCCGGCAGCCTGCCTGAGGGCGTGCCGGAGACGCTCACCAGCCGTATGGGCTTCACCCGCCCCGCGGTGAACTACCCCAATGGCTGCCATATCTGCGAGGTGGAGGTCGATCCGGAAACCGGCGTCGTGTCGCTGGAGAACTACACGGTGGTCGACGATTTCGGCCGTATCGTCAATCCGCTCATCGCGGAGGGGCAGGTGATCGGCGGCACCGTGCAGGGCATTGGCCAGGCGTTGCTGGAGGAGGCCGTCTACGACACCGACAGCGGCCAGCTCATGACCGGCTCCTTCATGGATTACTGCATGCCGCGGGCGGACGATTTCTGCGGAATCTCGGTGACCTTCAACGAGGACATCCCGTCCAAGACCAACCCGCTCGGCGTCAAGGGCGCCGGCGAGGCGGGCGCGACAGGCGCGCCGCCGGCGGTCGTCAACGCTATCGTCGACGCGCTGAAGGATCGCGGCGTGCGCCATCTCGACATGCCGCTGACGCCCGAGAAAGTCTGGCGCGCCGCGGCGGGGATCGGCTGA
- a CDS encoding AEC family transporter → MEQVINTVIPVFGLIALGYLASRSGLIAQSVTGGLTAFVFTIATPALLFRTMAAVEVPAVSPWALWAAYFGGVAVAWLMGWGLVRHALGGSPLAAAGAGVASAYSNTVLLGLPLIFAVIGDRGALPLFLILSIHLPIMAFAATLQMELASQSGGLRARLVVNVLSGLVKNPIVIGLAAGVLWRLTGLSLPTAAQTLVDMLADAAVPTALFAMGLGLAGYGVRAAGRAALAITAVKLVVHPLVVWVLAAEVFALPPVWTAVAVVFAAAPTGINSFVFSTQYRAGAAAVSGAIALGTALSIVTVSLALWATATP, encoded by the coding sequence ATGGAACAAGTCATCAACACGGTCATCCCCGTCTTCGGCCTCATCGCGCTCGGCTATCTGGCGTCGCGCTCGGGGCTGATCGCGCAATCGGTGACGGGCGGGCTGACCGCCTTCGTCTTCACCATCGCCACCCCGGCGCTGCTGTTCCGCACCATGGCGGCGGTGGAGGTTCCCGCCGTCTCGCCATGGGCCTTGTGGGCGGCCTATTTCGGGGGCGTCGCGGTGGCCTGGCTCATGGGCTGGGGGCTCGTGCGCCACGCGCTTGGCGGCTCGCCGCTGGCGGCGGCAGGCGCCGGCGTGGCCAGCGCCTATTCCAACACGGTGCTCCTCGGCCTGCCGCTGATCTTCGCGGTGATCGGGGACCGGGGGGCGCTGCCGCTGTTCCTGATCCTCTCCATCCACCTGCCGATCATGGCGTTCGCCGCGACGCTCCAGATGGAGCTTGCCAGCCAGTCCGGCGGCCTGCGCGCACGGCTCGTGGTCAATGTGCTGAGCGGCCTCGTCAAGAACCCCATCGTCATCGGGCTCGCAGCCGGCGTGCTCTGGCGCCTGACGGGGCTTTCCCTGCCGACGGCGGCACAGACGCTTGTCGACATGCTGGCGGACGCGGCCGTCCCCACGGCGCTGTTCGCCATGGGCCTAGGGCTCGCCGGCTACGGCGTGCGCGCGGCGGGGCGCGCCGCCCTCGCCATCACCGCCGTCAAGCTCGTGGTGCATCCGCTTGTGGTGTGGGTGCTGGCGGCGGAGGTGTTCGCCCTGCCGCCGGTCTGGACGGCGGTCGCGGTGGTGTTCGCCGCCGCGCCCACCGGCATCAACAGCTTCGTGTTCTCCACGCAGTACCGCGCCGGCGCCGCCGCCGTCTCCGGCGCCATCGCGCTCGGCACGGCGCTGTCCATCGTGACGGTCTCGCTCGCCCTGTGGGCCACGGCGACGCCGTGA
- a CDS encoding class I SAM-dependent DNA methyltransferase, whose amino-acid sequence MPENKTPDIAGQTPEQLLARAYHLKDLNEALDLYRDWAGTYDEAMVDGLGFVAPRVMASRLARHLKNPDGAILDIGCGTGLVGEALSSLGFRVIDGLDISTDMLEEAGKRGVYRNLLDADLTGTLPLDTAAYDAGICTGTFTHAHVGAEALDEILRAIRPGGLFACTIHKDVWQPMGFADKLEALKAGGAIREVEVQDGPYYKTSEQPDGKYVLIERL is encoded by the coding sequence ATGCCTGAGAACAAGACACCCGATATTGCAGGGCAGACGCCGGAGCAGCTCCTGGCGCGCGCCTATCACCTGAAGGATCTCAACGAAGCGCTCGATCTTTATCGCGATTGGGCAGGGACTTACGACGAGGCAATGGTCGACGGGCTGGGCTTCGTCGCCCCGCGCGTCATGGCCTCGCGCCTTGCCCGCCATCTGAAAAACCCCGACGGCGCCATTCTCGACATCGGCTGCGGAACGGGCCTCGTGGGCGAGGCGCTGTCCTCGCTCGGCTTCCGCGTGATCGACGGCCTCGACATCTCCACCGACATGCTCGAGGAGGCGGGCAAGCGCGGCGTCTACAGAAACCTCCTCGACGCCGATCTCACCGGAACGCTTCCGTTGGACACCGCCGCCTACGATGCCGGCATCTGCACCGGCACCTTCACCCACGCCCATGTCGGCGCGGAGGCGCTCGACGAGATCCTGCGGGCGATTCGTCCGGGCGGGCTTTTCGCCTGCACCATCCACAAGGATGTCTGGCAGCCCATGGGGTTTGCCGACAAGCTGGAGGCGCTCAAGGCCGGCGGCGCGATCCGCGAGGTCGAGGTGCAGGACGGGCCGTACTACAAGACGTCCGAACAGCCCGACGGAAAATATGTACTGATCGAGCGGCTGTAA
- a CDS encoding acyl-CoA dehydrogenase family protein: MSLAEDVALQDALLDDIVALTAEAAAGAARVYDCARSQVAGAVSADGRVSSALLEREQAKAHGLAWLATTVETLRQLSLYAQRLEADGTLGELETLLVQIAFGEYLGQIAGGIPMNQGEFARPGLFGLVEDDLAPLRTGGAAALMRSGNTAPARARLVALMVDMEGAATYGRAGLDGTMEQMREEMRRFVGEKVAPHAHQWHLDNAYIPMDLVSELAGLGVFALTLPEEYGGLGLGKESMCVVSEELSRGWIAVGSLGTRSEIAAELILGAGTEAQKQKYLPAIASGEILPTAVFTEPNTGSDLASLRTRAVRDGDVYRVSGNKTWITHPVRADLMTLLARTDPDEKGYKGLSMFLAEKPRGTDEDPFPADGMSGGEIEVLGYRGMKEYEIAFDGFEVPADALLGGEEGQGFKQLMQTFEAARIQTAARAVGVAQSALDLALRYAQERIQFAKPLVAFPRVADKIAMMAAEIMAARQLTYYAAREKDAGRRCDLEAGMAKLLAARIAWAAADNAVQIHGGNGFALEYPVSRVLCDARILNIFEGAAEIQAQVIARRLLDGRN; the protein is encoded by the coding sequence ATGAGCCTGGCCGAGGACGTTGCACTGCAAGACGCGCTTCTGGACGACATCGTCGCCTTGACGGCGGAGGCGGCCGCGGGCGCGGCCCGCGTCTACGATTGCGCGCGCAGCCAGGTTGCCGGCGCGGTCAGCGCGGATGGCCGCGTCTCCTCCGCCCTGCTCGAGCGCGAACAGGCGAAAGCCCATGGGCTTGCCTGGCTTGCCACGACGGTGGAGACGCTGCGCCAACTCTCCCTCTATGCGCAGAGGCTGGAGGCGGACGGCACGCTGGGCGAGCTCGAGACGCTCCTCGTCCAGATCGCCTTCGGCGAGTATCTCGGCCAGATCGCCGGCGGCATCCCCATGAACCAGGGCGAGTTCGCAAGGCCCGGCCTGTTCGGCCTTGTGGAGGACGATCTGGCGCCCCTGCGCACCGGCGGCGCGGCGGCGCTCATGCGGTCCGGGAACACGGCGCCGGCGCGCGCACGGCTCGTCGCCCTCATGGTGGACATGGAGGGCGCGGCGACCTACGGCCGTGCGGGGCTCGACGGGACCATGGAGCAGATGCGCGAGGAGATGCGCCGCTTCGTGGGCGAGAAGGTCGCCCCGCATGCCCATCAATGGCATCTCGACAATGCCTATATTCCGATGGATCTCGTCTCCGAGCTCGCCGGGCTCGGCGTTTTCGCGCTGACCCTGCCGGAGGAGTATGGCGGGCTCGGACTCGGCAAGGAATCCATGTGCGTCGTGTCGGAGGAGCTGTCGCGCGGCTGGATCGCGGTCGGCTCGCTCGGCACGCGCTCCGAGATCGCCGCGGAGCTCATCCTGGGCGCGGGCACCGAGGCGCAGAAGCAGAAATACCTGCCCGCCATCGCCTCCGGCGAGATCCTGCCCACCGCTGTCTTCACCGAGCCCAATACCGGTTCCGACCTCGCCTCGCTGAGGACGCGCGCGGTGCGCGACGGCGACGTCTATCGCGTGTCCGGCAACAAGACGTGGATCACCCATCCCGTGCGCGCCGACCTCATGACGCTTCTCGCCCGCACCGATCCCGACGAGAAGGGCTACAAGGGCCTGTCCATGTTCCTGGCGGAGAAGCCGCGCGGCACCGACGAGGACCCGTTCCCGGCAGACGGCATGTCGGGCGGCGAGATCGAGGTGCTCGGCTATCGCGGCATGAAGGAATACGAGATTGCCTTCGACGGTTTCGAGGTGCCGGCGGACGCGCTGCTCGGCGGCGAGGAGGGGCAGGGTTTCAAGCAGCTCATGCAGACCTTCGAGGCCGCGCGCATCCAGACGGCCGCGCGCGCTGTGGGCGTCGCCCAGTCGGCGCTCGATCTCGCGCTGCGCTACGCCCAGGAGCGCATCCAGTTCGCAAAGCCGCTCGTCGCCTTCCCGCGCGTCGCCGACAAGATCGCCATGATGGCCGCGGAGATCATGGCGGCCCGCCAGCTCACCTATTATGCCGCCCGCGAGAAGGATGCCGGCCGTCGTTGCGACCTGGAGGCCGGCATGGCGAAGCTGCTGGCGGCGCGCATCGCCTGGGCGGCGGCCGACAATGCGGTGCAGATCCACGGCGGCAACGGCTTCGCGCTCGAATATCCCGTGAGCCGCGTGCTGTGCGACGCGCGCATCCTCAACATCTTCGAGGGCGCAGCCGAGATCCAGGCCCAGGTCATCGCCCGCCGCCTGCTGGACGGGCGGAATTGA
- a CDS encoding lytic transglycosylase domain-containing protein — MKVLAPVALALLLGLTAGAQAETRDHSVREQTPITKTKDGARNFAATAGRRHAGFGQQSRARRASVASKVASRPKGGSKSRMAMRRAKYIPIARKVKPDSLPIALVDAVITKESRYVPTVRGSHGEVGLMQIRPSTARQLAKQYGMDEVAGLSSASLVKWLHEPRNNIRLGTLYLKMCHDKAKGQVAATIGCYNAGPGNMWRWKGIKITRNYVSFVNKHMATATN, encoded by the coding sequence ATGAAAGTCCTAGCCCCCGTGGCATTAGCCCTGCTGCTCGGCCTGACCGCCGGCGCCCAGGCCGAGACCCGCGATCATTCCGTACGCGAGCAGACCCCGATCACGAAGACCAAGGACGGTGCGCGGAACTTCGCCGCCACGGCCGGGCGCAGGCATGCCGGTTTCGGCCAGCAGTCGCGCGCCAGACGCGCTTCCGTCGCCAGCAAGGTGGCGAGCAGACCGAAAGGCGGCAGCAAGTCCCGCATGGCCATGCGCCGGGCGAAATACATTCCGATCGCCCGCAAGGTGAAGCCGGATTCCCTGCCGATCGCGCTGGTCGATGCGGTGATCACCAAGGAGAGCCGCTATGTGCCGACGGTGCGCGGCTCCCATGGCGAGGTCGGCTTGATGCAGATCCGCCCGTCCACCGCCCGCCAGCTCGCCAAGCAGTACGGCATGGACGAGGTCGCCGGCCTGTCCTCCGCCTCGCTCGTCAAGTGGCTCCACGAGCCGCGCAACAATATCCGGCTCGGCACGCTCTATCTGAAGATGTGCCACGACAAGGCGAAGGGCCAGGTGGCCGCGACCATCGGCTGCTACAATGCCGGCCCCGGCAATATGTGGCGCTGGAAGGGGATCAAGATCACACGCAACTATGTGAGCTTCGTCAACAAGCACATGGCGACGGCCACGAACTGA
- a CDS encoding calcium/sodium antiporter — protein sequence MIYVGLIAGFAVLLISGDLLVRGSVALALRLGVPAMIVGLTVVAFGTSAPELVVSLDAAMGGAPGIAIGNIVGSNIANVLLVLGIPALIAPTNCNQPFIRRNTCYVIAATLLFIGLCYLSPLGFWDGVVLFGLILLFVLESMRRVRQCNGRKAAGLDVMEEVEEASSLTDKPLMMGLLILLGLAGLPLGASLVVDNGSMIARNFGVPEAAIGLTLVALGTSLPELATTVAAALRGHCGVALGNVLGSNLFNILAIMGVTAMVVPVPVPEEMRGDLWIMLAATLVVVPFAMRRMTITRTAGAAFVVAYLAYIAFVFAPVGHETMAMLAH from the coding sequence ATGATCTATGTCGGACTGATAGCTGGATTCGCCGTCCTGTTGATAAGTGGTGATCTGCTCGTACGCGGATCCGTGGCGCTCGCGCTCCGGCTGGGGGTCCCGGCCATGATCGTGGGGCTGACCGTCGTCGCCTTCGGCACCTCGGCGCCCGAGCTCGTGGTCTCGCTCGACGCCGCCATGGGCGGCGCGCCGGGCATCGCCATCGGCAATATCGTCGGCAGCAATATCGCCAATGTGCTCCTCGTGCTGGGCATCCCCGCCCTCATCGCGCCGACAAACTGCAACCAGCCCTTCATCCGCCGCAACACCTGCTATGTGATCGCGGCGACCCTGCTCTTCATCGGCCTGTGCTATCTCAGCCCGCTGGGCTTCTGGGACGGCGTGGTCCTGTTCGGCCTTATCCTCCTGTTCGTGCTGGAATCCATGCGCCGCGTGCGCCAGTGCAACGGCCGCAAGGCCGCGGGCCTCGACGTGATGGAGGAGGTGGAGGAGGCGAGCAGCCTGACCGACAAGCCGCTCATGATGGGCCTGCTCATATTGCTCGGCCTCGCCGGGCTTCCGCTCGGCGCGAGCCTGGTCGTCGACAACGGGTCCATGATCGCTCGCAATTTCGGTGTGCCCGAGGCCGCCATCGGCCTGACGCTCGTCGCGCTCGGCACCTCGCTGCCGGAGCTCGCCACGACGGTCGCCGCCGCCCTGCGCGGCCATTGCGGCGTCGCGCTCGGCAATGTGCTCGGCAGCAATCTCTTCAACATCCTCGCGATCATGGGAGTGACCGCCATGGTGGTGCCCGTGCCTGTGCCGGAGGAGATGCGCGGCGATCTGTGGATCATGCTGGCGGCGACGCTCGTGGTCGTGCCGTTCGCCATGAGACGGATGACGATCACACGGACGGCCGGTGCCGCCTTCGTCGTCGCCTATCTCGCCTATATCGCCTTCGTCTTCGCGCCCGTCGGCCACGAGACGATGGCGATGCTCGCGCACTGA
- a CDS encoding SDR family oxidoreductase, with translation MAEALRDKAVLITGAARRVGRRLALDMAGEGWSVAVHYHTSHDEAEALAAEIRGRGVDAIALAGDLAEPEVPERLIAEARDRLGPLTCLVNNASRFEPDEVGSLTQESWSRHMDTNLRAPVFLAQAFAAQRPAQAEGNIVNIIDQRVWKLTPHYFSYTASKSALWTATRTLAQALAPDIRVNAIGPGPALPNPRMAEEDFERQKTLTLLRRGTSPEEISSALRYILNAPAMTGQMIVLDGGQHLVWQTPDVVEVEE, from the coding sequence GTGGCGGAGGCTTTGAGGGACAAGGCGGTTCTGATCACGGGCGCGGCCCGCCGGGTCGGCCGGCGGCTGGCGCTCGACATGGCCGGGGAGGGCTGGTCGGTCGCCGTCCACTACCACACATCGCACGACGAGGCCGAGGCGCTCGCTGCGGAAATCCGAGGGCGCGGCGTGGACGCCATCGCCCTTGCGGGCGATCTCGCGGAACCCGAGGTGCCGGAGCGGCTGATCGCGGAGGCTCGCGACCGTCTCGGGCCCCTGACATGCCTCGTCAACAACGCCTCCCGCTTCGAGCCCGACGAGGTCGGCTCGCTGACGCAGGAGAGCTGGTCGCGGCATATGGACACCAATCTGCGCGCGCCGGTCTTCCTCGCCCAGGCCTTCGCCGCCCAGCGCCCGGCGCAGGCGGAGGGCAATATCGTCAACATCATCGACCAGCGCGTCTGGAAGCTCACGCCGCACTATTTCTCCTATACCGCCAGCAAGTCCGCCCTTTGGACGGCGACGCGCACGCTCGCCCAGGCGCTGGCGCCGGACATCCGCGTCAATGCCATCGGTCCGGGCCCCGCGCTGCCCAATCCGCGCATGGCGGAGGAGGATTTCGAGCGCCAGAAGACGCTGACGCTCCTGCGCCGCGGCACCTCGCCGGAGGAGATCTCATCGGCGCTGCGCTATATCCTGAACGCGCCCGCCATGACCGGGCAGATGATCGTGCTCGACGGCGGGCAGCACCTCGTCTGGCAGACGCCGGACGTGGTGGAGGTGGAGGAATAA